The DNA sequence GCGCCGAAGCCGTGATCCCGCCTTCGGCCCCTTGCGTCAATGCCGTGTAGAACAGCGGATCCTCGCCGGTCAGCACCGCGAAACCCCGGGGCTTGTGCCTCAAGAGATCGAAGGACTGCGTCGCATCCGCCGAGCAATCCTTGACGCCGACGATGTTTGCCCGCTCCGCCAGCCTCAGCATCGTCTCGTTGCCGAGGTTTGCCCCGGTCCGGTAGGGAATGTTGTAGATCAGGATCGGCCGTGCCGTGGCATCGGCAAGTGCCGAGAAATGGGCGAAGAGCCCGCGCTGCGACGGCCTGGTGTAATAGGGGCAGGCAATCAGATAACCGCTGATGTCCCAAGTCGAGGTTCGCTCCAGCGCCTTGACCGTCTTCCGCGTATCGCTACCGGAAAGGCCGAAATAGACAGGCATGGACTTGCCCGCCGCAGCCAGGGTCTCGTTGGTGATCGCAATGAGCCGCTCGCATTCCGCCTCGTCGAGCGCCATGCCCTCGCCGGTGGTGGCCCCCAGGATGAAGCCGTCGATCGTTTCTGCGGCGTAGTGCTTCACGAGCCGGCTGAGCGAGCGCTCGTCGAGTTCGCCATCACGAAACGGCGTGATCAGCGGCAGCCAGAGACCGCCGAGCGTTGAATGTGTGGCTTCCATGAAATTCCATCTCCTTCAAGAAACCGGAGACGGAGCGCAAGCGAAAACCCCGTCCGAACCGGCGGGGTCGATCTGATCCTTGTGCTTGCTATGCTCTGCGCGCAACGACCGATAGCCCCGGGTGCGGGGCTTTTTTCACGGTCGTCAGTTTGGCGAGACGGCAGGTCATGGCGGGAAGGTCGAACAGTCCTCGATCTTTGTCAAGCCGCAACCGAAGGCATCGGCCCGGTCGGCGACACCTTCTCGGCAAGATGGGAGCCGTGCCGCGCGCCGACACACCATGCCGAGAAATGCCTCCGCGATTTCAGACGCCTGTCAAAGAGGACATGAGCTGCCGCTCAGTCCGGACATTCCGCACCCGTATCCACCCAGGCGGCAATCAGCGCGGCGAGCTCCGGTTGCGAGCCGGGCGGTGCGCTGCGGCCCTCGCCCGGATGCCAGGCCCAGCCGACCAGATGATCCTCGCCCATGTGCTTGACGAGATCCGCATGGGAACGGTTGCCGTTGCGCTCCGTGTCCTTCACCTGCCGGCAGATCTCGCCAACACTCAGGCCCTGCCAGGCCATGCTTTCGGGTGCCAGCTGCCAATGGGCATTGCCGGGAATCGATTTGAGCCGGCTGCCAACGATCTGGCGGTTCTCAGGCCCGTGGCAGGTGCTGCAGGCAAGGCCGGCCGGCCCCATCGAACTGTCGGCCGCAATCATCAGCGGCACATGCGGGTGCATGTCCTCGCCCTGCGTCGGGCTGCGTGTCGCCGGATGGCAATTGATGCAGCGTGGGTGCGTGAGCACGCGGCTTGCTTCCGCGAAGATCGCCTTCGAGCGCGCACTCGCATCGGCGATCGATGCGAACTCGGCGACCGGCTTCAGCGCGCCGCCCGAGGTTTCGGCATGACCTCGGATCGGCTCGAGGGCGGCGATAAGACCGACCGCAGCGAGCGCCGCGGCAAGCGAAAGGACAAGGGTTCGCTTGGCCACGGTCACACCCTCCTCAGATCGGTCTGGTCGATCGGCAGGGTCCTGAGCCGCTTGCCGGTCACCGCGAAGATCGCGTTGAGCAGTGCCGGCGCCACGCCCGGCGTGCCGACCTCGCCGATGCCACCGGGCGCCTCCGCGCTCGGCACGATAAACACCTCGATCGGCGGGGTCTCGTGAATGCGCAGCACCGGGGCATCGTCGAAGTTACTCTCGACGACGGCGCCGTTTGCGACGGTGATACGCCCGTAGAGCGCCGCACTCAGGCCATAGACGACACCGCTCTGGATCTGCGCCACCACCGTGTCCGGATTGATCACCTGGCCGCAATCGACCGCACAGACGATCCGCTCCGTCTTGAGCTTGCCGTCCGTGCCAATGCTGACTTCGGCGATCATCGCGGCAAAGCTGCCGAAATCGTCCGAAAGGGCGATGCCCCTTCCCCTGCCTTCGGGAAGCGCCGTCGACCACCCGGCCTTCTCGGCAACGAGGTTCAGCGTCGCGAGCAGCCGGGGTTTGTGCTGAAGCAGTCGTCTTCGATATTCGAGCGGATCGATGCCGGCAGCACTCGCCAGTTCGTCGATGGCGCATTCGATCGGCGGGATGTTGCGCGTGGCGCCGACGCCGCGCCAGTTGCCCGTCAGCATGCCGTCCGGCGCCTCGTGGCGGGCGAAGTCCGTGTAGCGGTTGGGGATCTGATAGGGTGATTCCGCCCCCGCCATCTGGTCGAGGTCGACGCCGTCCTTGGTGAAGCCAGGGAACCAGCGCGCCATGACCGAGGGGCCGATCACCCGGTGCCGCCAGGAAACGGGCAAACCGTCGGCCCCGAGCGTCGCCGTGACCTTGCTGTAGTTGAGGTAGCGATAACAGTCGTGGCGGATGTCTTCCTCGCGGCTCCAGGTTACCTTGACCGGACCCTTGACTTGCTTGGCGATCTTGGTTGCGAGGATCACGCCATCGACATCGAGCCGCCGGCCGAAGCCGCCGCCGAGCAGATGGTTGTGCACCTCCACCTTTTCGATCGGCAGGCCGGTGACGTCGGCAGCCGCCTGCCGCGCCCGCCCCATGATCTGGGTCCCGACCCAGACGTCGCAGCCATTGGCCCGCGCATGCACGGTGCAGTTCATCGGCTCCATGGCCGAATGGGTGAGGATCGGCATGCGGTAGACAAATTCATGCACCGGCCCGTGCTCGGCCTCGGCCTTCGCCACGTCGCCTTCGTTCACATGCGGCAGCGCCTTGCCGACGATTGCCTCGTCCATTTGACGCTCGAGATCGGCTTGCGAGACCGCAGCACTCGGCCCCGGATCCCATTCGATCGCAAGTGCCGCCAGCCCTTTTCGCGCAGCTCCGGTGTTGTCGGCGATCACCGCAACCGCCTCGTCGATGCGAACGACCTGGGATACGCCCTTGATCGCCATCGCCGGTGCCTCGTCGGCCGAACGGAGCTTGCCGTTGAAATGCGGACAGATGGCGATCGCGGCATAGGACACACCCTCCGGCCGGGCATCGATGCCGAATTTCGCCGTGCCGTTGACCTTTTCCGGGCTGTCGAGACGGTGTACCGGCTTTCCGATCACCCGGTAGCTGGATGCCGGTTTCAGCGGCACCTCCTGGGGCACGGCCTGCGTTGCCGCCGCCGCGATCAGGCTGCCATAGGCGGCCCGGCGGCTTCCGGCCGCCTCGACCACGTGCCCCGCCTCGGCCTTGCAGGCGTCAGGTGAAACGCCCCAGTCCGCGGCCGCAGCGCCGACCAGCATGATGCGGGCGGCAGCACCCGCCTTGCGCATCTGCTCATAGACGCCGCGAATGGCGAAGGAGCCGCCGGTGATCTGGTCGCCGAGCAGCGGATTGGCATATTGCTTGGGATCGGCGGGCGCATGTTCCAGCGTCACCTGGTCGAGGCCGACCTCCAGCTCTTCGGCGAGCATCATGGCAACCGCGGTGTAGATGCCCTGCCCCATCTCCACCGACGGCATGACGAAGGCGATCTTGCCTTCCGGCGGGATGCGGATGAAGGCATTCGGCGCGAAGGGTTGGACTTGAGCGGCCGATGGCTGCGGCCTGAAGCCGATCATCAGGCCTGCCCCGGTGAGCGTTGCGCCGATCAGTAGCTGGCGGCGCGAGACGGCAAGGTTGGTCCTGTCGAAAATGGACATCGCATCACCCCTGTGCTGCCAGCTTGATGGCGGCGCGAATGCGCGGGTAAGTGCCGCATCGACAGATGTTCCCGGCCATGACCGCGTCGATGTCGTCGTCACTGGGTTTGGGATTGGCGGCAAGAAGGGCCGTCGCGGACATGATCTGCCCGGATTGACAGTAGCCGCACTGGACCACGTCGATCTCCAGCCAGGCCTGCTGCACCCGCTTGCCTTCGGGCGTGTCGCCGATCGCCTCGATCGTGGTGATCGGCTTTTCGGCCGCTTCCGCAACCGGCAGGATGCAGGAGCGGACCGGCAGCCCGTCGACATGCACCGTGCAGGCGCCGCACATGGCGATGCCGCAACCGAACTTGGTTCCGGTAAGGCCTATCGTGTCGCGCAGGATCCAAAGAAGCGGGATATCGCCGTCCACGTCGACGGCATAGTTCTGACCATTCACAGTGAGATTGTAAGGCATGACACCATCGGCCGGAGCCGTCCCCTGTACATGCGAAGGCGCGAAAATACCAACGAGGGCGGCGATCGGCCAAATTACATTTCCGTGAGGTCGCGGTTTCGAAAGGCGTCGATCCGACGTCGGTGGCCCATCTTTATCCGGTCGCGGTTCGAGCGAACCCCGGGGAACGGCTAGCCTGAAGTGCCGTGTATCGCATTGGATTAAAGGCAGATTTCGGCGATTGCCCCATCATCCACGCGGCCTGCTGTGATCCGAGGATCGCTGCCGATCGCTGGGCGCCAGACGTGGCAGAGATATCCGAAAGCTGCTGTCAGGCCTCACGGAGCCAGGGTGTTCTTGTGGATCACCCCGTCCTTCATGATGATCTTGAAGTTGGTCTCGGGATCGGCAACGAGCGCGATGTTTTCGAGCGGATTGCCCTCGACGAGCAGGAGGTCGGCAAGCGCCCCCTCCTCGACGACGCCGAGTTTGCCCGGATAGGGGTTGCGCGGACCGGAGAGCGCCAACAACTGCGCATTGGTTCCGGTCGCCATGACCAACGCCTCGGCGGGC is a window from the Ensifer adhaerens genome containing:
- a CDS encoding xanthine dehydrogenase family protein molybdopterin-binding subunit; this translates as MSIFDRTNLAVSRRQLLIGATLTGAGLMIGFRPQPSAAQVQPFAPNAFIRIPPEGKIAFVMPSVEMGQGIYTAVAMMLAEELEVGLDQVTLEHAPADPKQYANPLLGDQITGGSFAIRGVYEQMRKAGAAARIMLVGAAAADWGVSPDACKAEAGHVVEAAGSRRAAYGSLIAAAATQAVPQEVPLKPASSYRVIGKPVHRLDSPEKVNGTAKFGIDARPEGVSYAAIAICPHFNGKLRSADEAPAMAIKGVSQVVRIDEAVAVIADNTGAARKGLAALAIEWDPGPSAAVSQADLERQMDEAIVGKALPHVNEGDVAKAEAEHGPVHEFVYRMPILTHSAMEPMNCTVHARANGCDVWVGTQIMGRARQAAADVTGLPIEKVEVHNHLLGGGFGRRLDVDGVILATKIAKQVKGPVKVTWSREEDIRHDCYRYLNYSKVTATLGADGLPVSWRHRVIGPSVMARWFPGFTKDGVDLDQMAGAESPYQIPNRYTDFARHEAPDGMLTGNWRGVGATRNIPPIECAIDELASAAGIDPLEYRRRLLQHKPRLLATLNLVAEKAGWSTALPEGRGRGIALSDDFGSFAAMIAEVSIGTDGKLKTERIVCAVDCGQVINPDTVVAQIQSGVVYGLSAALYGRITVANGAVVESNFDDAPVLRIHETPPIEVFIVPSAEAPGGIGEVGTPGVAPALLNAIFAVTGKRLRTLPIDQTDLRRV
- the dapA gene encoding 4-hydroxy-tetrahydrodipicolinate synthase, with product MEATHSTLGGLWLPLITPFRDGELDERSLSRLVKHYAAETIDGFILGATTGEGMALDEAECERLIAITNETLAAAGKSMPVYFGLSGSDTRKTVKALERTSTWDISGYLIACPYYTRPSQRGLFAHFSALADATARPILIYNIPYRTGANLGNETMLRLAERANIVGVKDCSADATQSFDLLRHKPRGFAVLTGEDPLFYTALTQGAEGGITASAHVHTAAFAAIRNRLIAGDQPGALTDWQRLADLPRLLFAEPSPGPIKHWLWREGLIDSPEMRLPMVPVSDELAARIDQAIKSQGREG
- a CDS encoding Isoquinoline 1-oxidoreductase subunit → MAKRTLVLSLAAALAAVGLIAALEPIRGHAETSGGALKPVAEFASIADASARSKAIFAEASRVLTHPRCINCHPATRSPTQGEDMHPHVPLMIAADSSMGPAGLACSTCHGPENRQIVGSRLKSIPGNAHWQLAPESMAWQGLSVGEICRQVKDTERNGNRSHADLVKHMGEDHLVGWAWHPGEGRSAPPGSQPELAALIAAWVDTGAECPD
- a CDS encoding (2Fe-2S)-binding protein — protein: MPYNLTVNGQNYAVDVDGDIPLLWILRDTIGLTGTKFGCGIAMCGACTVHVDGLPVRSCILPVAEAAEKPITTIEAIGDTPEGKRVQQAWLEIDVVQCGYCQSGQIMSATALLAANPKPSDDDIDAVMAGNICRCGTYPRIRAAIKLAAQG